One segment of Leptospirillum ferrooxidans C2-3 DNA contains the following:
- a CDS encoding LysR family transcriptional regulator: protein MTIIQLRLLLELKDLGNFTEAGERLGISQSAVSHALASFEREIGIVLFNRDRRGIFPTEAGERILEHAREILLRVDRIREEAGSFSSLKTGKVRIGTLQSAAVRIIPGVIGVMRQKFPGIEISVFEGTDQEVQEWVDSDTIDFGILTTPCDSLEIIPLFSDRMFGIVPENHPLASRQSLSFDQFASEPVIQCLGRCGTLVTSGFSKAGISQGMKTIEARNISTVLDMVRSGAGSAILPGLALPKNRTGISVIPLEPSILRNIALAAQKFQSLSPAANVFVKFVQEWVEKHPEELV from the coding sequence ATGACCATTATCCAGTTGCGCCTTCTGTTGGAGTTGAAGGATTTGGGAAATTTCACAGAGGCGGGCGAGCGTCTCGGAATCTCTCAATCGGCGGTTTCCCATGCCTTGGCATCTTTCGAAAGAGAAATAGGGATAGTCCTGTTCAACAGGGATCGACGGGGAATCTTTCCAACAGAAGCCGGAGAGCGGATTCTGGAACATGCAAGGGAAATCTTGCTTCGCGTGGATCGCATCAGGGAGGAGGCGGGGTCCTTTTCCAGCCTCAAGACAGGAAAAGTCAGAATCGGAACTCTTCAAAGCGCTGCAGTTCGGATCATTCCTGGCGTCATCGGAGTCATGAGACAGAAGTTCCCGGGGATCGAGATCTCTGTATTCGAGGGAACCGATCAGGAAGTTCAGGAGTGGGTCGATTCCGACACAATCGATTTCGGGATTCTGACGACTCCATGCGACAGTCTGGAGATCATTCCTCTCTTTTCGGACCGGATGTTCGGAATCGTTCCGGAGAACCATCCTCTCGCGAGCCGACAATCTCTTTCTTTCGACCAATTTGCATCGGAACCGGTCATCCAGTGTCTGGGAAGATGCGGTACTCTCGTAACATCGGGCTTTTCAAAGGCTGGGATTTCCCAAGGAATGAAAACGATTGAAGCGAGAAACATATCAACGGTCTTGGACATGGTCCGCTCCGGGGCCGGGTCCGCTATCTTGCCGGGACTGGCTCTGCCAAAGAACCGAACGGGGATCAGTGTCATCCCTCTTGAACCTTCCATTCTGCGAAATATCGCTCTTGCCGCCCAGAAATTCCAGTCTCTCTCTCCGGCTGCGAATGTCTTTGTCAAATTTGTCCAGGAATGGGTCGAGAAACATCCAGAAGAATTAGTCTGA
- a CDS encoding polysaccharide deacetylase family protein, translating to MRKLPFWVLILTLMFCPALRPNVSGDSLENGLPGNKTESHPAPKTSFERSVLVIYYGRYRETKDENNFRKYWDFPLNDLGLKARYRNMRDGFPHLKELDRTRAVFFQFDDNPVPHPLALWTFINALLERQIKVIFLESFPEDPPDQVNRSDVRQSREKALSRMGLKIAGDWDTNSFGLDYVAKDSKMEGFEYPLPKFPSEFRPLVNISSKNQVFLSVKSTLPRNQGLQSVYAISGSWGGMVFDPFMIRWPILDNTHTLWFVDPFRFLETVLAVRKTPRMDLTTLNGMRIFYSQVDGDAFDTLSLYERRRMSAEVLYQKVFQKFDLPFSVSVITSQIDPHYQGSMNRVFWARKIFALPNVEAASHTFSHPFYWEPTEKQKDEGPVHIEIPHYKLNFRMEINGSIDWINQNLLPPGKKVMLLQWSGDTRPGRAALAQLATTSVLNINGSDTRFDNNAPSYTFVFPYFRRVDGYTQYYNSDVNDYILTNDWKGPYFGYLNVIKTFERTDRPRRVDPIDVYFHFYAGERESSLNALKQVLSWVSTQNIAPMFASGFVKVEQGYISAHIQKEGAGEGNGWVIEDYGKDTTVRFDHADQLYPEISSGVIGFRHRMGCLYVYLAPDQRKATIKLLKKPPLGPWLSKSTGYVRLHGPISRKIFSFSYNGWVANDKVVWKGLYPSTPYRLSRQSRIGNRKNTVFLMSDKGGMLSVAHIENAVRYSLSVGRSGSD from the coding sequence ATGAGAAAATTGCCTTTTTGGGTATTGATTCTGACATTGATGTTCTGTCCTGCCTTAAGGCCGAACGTATCGGGAGATTCTCTTGAAAACGGATTGCCTGGGAACAAGACCGAATCACACCCTGCTCCAAAAACGTCTTTTGAGCGGTCCGTTCTTGTGATCTATTACGGTCGATATCGTGAAACAAAGGATGAAAACAATTTTCGGAAATATTGGGATTTTCCCTTGAATGACCTTGGGTTGAAAGCACGATACCGCAATATGCGTGATGGGTTCCCGCATCTCAAGGAGCTTGATAGGACCAGGGCTGTTTTCTTTCAGTTTGATGACAATCCCGTTCCTCATCCACTGGCTTTATGGACTTTCATAAACGCTCTTTTGGAGAGACAGATCAAAGTGATCTTTCTGGAATCCTTTCCTGAAGATCCCCCGGATCAAGTGAACAGAAGTGATGTCAGGCAATCGAGGGAGAAGGCTCTTTCGCGGATGGGGCTTAAAATAGCTGGAGATTGGGATACAAACTCTTTCGGGCTCGATTATGTTGCGAAAGATTCAAAAATGGAAGGATTCGAATACCCTCTTCCGAAGTTTCCCTCCGAGTTTAGGCCTTTAGTCAACATATCATCCAAAAATCAGGTATTTTTAAGCGTAAAAAGTACTCTTCCCAGAAACCAAGGCCTTCAAAGTGTTTACGCTATTTCGGGAAGCTGGGGTGGGATGGTCTTTGATCCGTTCATGATTCGGTGGCCCATCCTTGATAACACCCATACTCTATGGTTCGTAGATCCTTTTCGTTTTCTTGAAACAGTGCTGGCTGTCAGAAAGACTCCCCGAATGGACCTGACGACCCTTAACGGGATGCGTATCTTTTATAGTCAGGTTGATGGAGATGCTTTTGATACCCTCTCCCTCTATGAACGCCGGAGGATGTCTGCTGAAGTTCTTTATCAGAAAGTGTTCCAGAAGTTTGATCTTCCCTTTAGCGTATCTGTTATCACAAGTCAGATTGACCCGCACTACCAGGGATCAATGAACCGAGTTTTCTGGGCACGAAAAATTTTTGCATTACCCAATGTAGAGGCCGCTTCCCATACATTTTCACATCCTTTCTATTGGGAGCCGACAGAAAAGCAAAAAGATGAGGGACCGGTCCATATTGAGATTCCTCATTACAAATTGAATTTCAGGATGGAGATAAACGGGTCAATCGACTGGATCAATCAAAATCTTTTGCCTCCGGGCAAGAAAGTCATGCTATTGCAATGGAGTGGGGACACAAGACCAGGGCGGGCAGCTCTTGCTCAGCTTGCAACAACTTCCGTTTTGAATATCAACGGATCGGATACCCGATTTGATAATAATGCTCCATCCTATACTTTTGTTTTTCCTTACTTTAGAAGAGTTGATGGATATACCCAATATTACAATAGTGATGTGAATGACTATATTTTGACAAATGACTGGAAAGGTCCATATTTCGGTTATCTGAATGTTATCAAGACCTTTGAGCGGACCGATCGACCAAGGAGAGTGGATCCGATCGACGTCTATTTTCACTTTTATGCAGGGGAGAGGGAGTCTTCCCTGAATGCCTTGAAGCAAGTGTTGTCCTGGGTGTCTACCCAGAATATTGCTCCGATGTTTGCCTCTGGTTTTGTAAAGGTGGAACAGGGATATATCAGTGCACATATTCAAAAGGAGGGTGCTGGAGAAGGGAATGGTTGGGTCATCGAGGATTATGGAAAGGATACGACCGTTCGCTTTGACCATGCTGACCAGCTTTATCCGGAGATTTCATCCGGTGTGATCGGATTTCGTCACAGGATGGGCTGCCTCTATGTATATCTTGCACCGGATCAAAGAAAGGCAACCATAAAGCTATTGAAAAAGCCTCCCTTGGGACCGTGGTTATCAAAATCGACCGGATATGTTCGATTGCATGGACCGATTTCCCGGAAGATCTTTTCTTTTTCCTATAATGGATGGGTCGCCAATGACAAGGTTGTCTGGAAGGGACTTTATCCATCGACTCCCTACCGATTGTCGCGTCAATCCCGAATAGGCAATAGAAAAAACACTGTTTTTTTGATGTCTGATAAGGGGGGAATGCTATCTGTCGCCCATATTGAAAATGCGGTCAGATATTCTCTCTCTGTTGGACGCTCAGGATCGGATTGA
- a CDS encoding DMT family transporter codes for MGSRVFLGVLMCVLAVTSWGAMFPVMEHALKFMDPFYLTAIRYGIASILFLAILFVFEGRQAFSLEGRGISLWVYGTLGFAGFGFLVFWGQQKISGHDGVVVAAVIVATLPLLAAFVTWFASGKKPASYTMLSLVLALTGVLLVVTKGNLSLLKSMGSRIAEEAIILAGAFCWVIYTWGGNQFSGWSPLRYTALSCVFGSLSIDGIVWVGTMAGWLRLPNWGQLHEVTWDLGYMILLAGILGVFAWNAGNRLLGTVNGVLFINLTPVTALGISAMKGEPVISGEVWGSLLVIFALIFNNLCQRPVVRSFFLRRAESGLKGRENAGCDQ; via the coding sequence ATGGGAAGTCGGGTGTTTTTGGGTGTTCTCATGTGTGTTCTGGCGGTCACCTCGTGGGGAGCAATGTTTCCGGTGATGGAACATGCTTTGAAATTTATGGACCCGTTCTATTTGACTGCGATCCGGTACGGGATCGCCTCCATTCTGTTCTTGGCAATCCTTTTCGTGTTCGAGGGGCGTCAGGCGTTCAGCCTGGAAGGGCGGGGGATCTCTCTGTGGGTCTATGGAACACTGGGTTTCGCAGGCTTCGGTTTCCTGGTCTTTTGGGGACAGCAGAAAATTTCTGGACATGATGGAGTCGTCGTTGCGGCTGTTATTGTGGCCACATTGCCGCTTCTGGCTGCTTTCGTGACATGGTTCGCCTCGGGAAAGAAGCCGGCGTCCTATACCATGTTGTCTCTCGTTCTTGCCTTGACCGGTGTTCTTCTTGTGGTCACAAAAGGTAACCTGAGCCTGCTCAAATCGATGGGATCCCGCATTGCCGAGGAAGCGATCATATTGGCCGGCGCTTTTTGCTGGGTCATCTATACTTGGGGTGGAAACCAGTTTTCCGGATGGTCGCCTCTCAGATATACTGCGCTCTCCTGCGTTTTTGGAAGTCTTTCCATCGACGGGATCGTGTGGGTCGGAACGATGGCTGGCTGGCTTCGTCTCCCGAACTGGGGACAGCTTCATGAGGTGACATGGGATCTTGGTTATATGATCTTGCTGGCTGGAATATTGGGAGTTTTTGCATGGAATGCGGGGAACCGCCTGTTGGGGACAGTGAACGGGGTCCTCTTTATCAACCTCACGCCGGTGACCGCGCTCGGCATTTCAGCCATGAAGGGTGAACCAGTGATCTCTGGAGAAGTTTGGGGCTCTCTTCTGGTGATTTTCGCCCTGATTTTTAACAATCTGTGTCAGCGCCCGGTGGTAAGGTCTTTTTTTCTCAGACGGGCGGAATCGGGTCTGAAAGGAAGAGAAAATGCGGGGTGTGATCAGTGA
- a CDS encoding VOC family protein: MSVTIIPHLWFDREAREAAGFYCSVFPDSKVTGVTRLHDTPSGDCDVVRFELSGQKFMAISAGPLFRFSPSVSFLLNFDPSKDRLARENLDTLWKSLSQDGKVLMPLDKYPFSERYGWIQDRYGLSWQLILTNPEGEERPFIIPSLMFSGAVYGKAQEASDFYLSVFGRSKRGRMVHYPAGMDPHREGTVMFTDFRLENQWFAAMDSAREHDSSFNEAISFSVQCNTQEEIDYCWTKLSAVPDAEQCGWLKDKYNLSWQIVPAAMDEMMGSNDPDKVARVMQAFLRMKKLDIATLRKAYIGGADGSLFQLEMSL, from the coding sequence GAAGGTTACCGGAGTGACCAGACTTCATGACACGCCTTCGGGCGACTGCGACGTCGTCCGGTTCGAGCTTTCGGGCCAGAAATTCATGGCGATCAGCGCCGGTCCTTTGTTCAGATTCAGTCCTTCTGTCTCCTTCCTCCTCAATTTCGACCCATCGAAGGACAGGCTGGCCCGGGAGAATCTCGACACGCTATGGAAAAGTCTCTCACAGGACGGCAAGGTTCTAATGCCGCTCGACAAATATCCTTTCAGCGAGCGCTACGGCTGGATCCAGGACCGGTACGGGCTTTCGTGGCAACTGATCCTGACGAATCCAGAAGGCGAAGAACGGCCGTTCATCATTCCATCTCTGATGTTTTCCGGGGCCGTGTACGGGAAGGCACAAGAGGCCAGCGACTTCTATCTCTCGGTCTTCGGGCGTTCGAAACGGGGAAGGATGGTCCACTATCCTGCGGGCATGGACCCGCACCGGGAAGGGACGGTCATGTTCACTGACTTCAGGCTCGAAAACCAGTGGTTCGCCGCCATGGACAGCGCGAGAGAACATGATTCTTCATTTAACGAAGCGATCTCTTTTTCGGTGCAATGCAACACCCAAGAGGAAATAGACTACTGCTGGACGAAGCTTTCGGCGGTTCCTGACGCCGAACAGTGCGGCTGGCTCAAGGACAAGTACAATCTTTCGTGGCAGATCGTTCCGGCCGCGATGGATGAGATGATGGGCTCGAACGATCCCGACAAGGTCGCTCGCGTCATGCAGGCCTTCCTCAGGATGAAGAAACTCGACATCGCGACACTCAGGAAAGCATACATTGGTGGGGCCGATGGCAGTCTGTTCCAATTGGAGATGAGTCTCTGA
- a CDS encoding virulence RhuM family protein, with translation MKDVVIYRTDRGSIEVTVSNDTVWLTQDQISELFGREQSVITKHLRNLFNERELDEKCNVQILHIAGSDKPVRFYNLDGIISVGYRVKSREGVQFRQWASGILRQHLLRGYTLNQTRFEDNARELEKALVLIQKTAESLALSADSGKGLVDVVTRYTHTFLL, from the coding sequence ATGAAGGATGTCGTCATTTACCGGACGGATCGGGGCTCCATCGAGGTCACGGTCTCAAATGATACTGTATGGCTGACTCAGGACCAGATCTCAGAGTTATTTGGCCGTGAACAATCGGTGATTACAAAGCACCTGCGCAATCTTTTCAATGAACGGGAACTGGATGAAAAATGCAATGTGCAAATTTTGCACATTGCTGGTTCGGATAAGCCAGTCAGGTTCTACAACCTTGATGGCATTATCTCTGTTGGCTATCGGGTCAAGTCCCGTGAAGGGGTGCAGTTTCGCCAGTGGGCCAGCGGAATTCTCAGACAACATCTTCTACGGGGATACACCCTGAATCAGACGAGATTCGAAGACAATGCCCGTGAACTGGAAAAGGCGCTAGTTCTGATTCAAAAGACGGCCGAAAGCTTAGCCCTGTCGGCCGATTCCGGAAAGGGTCTTGTGGATGTCGTCACCCGCTATACCCACACTTTCCTCTTGTGA